A window of the Helianthus annuus cultivar XRQ/B chromosome 4, HanXRQr2.0-SUNRISE, whole genome shotgun sequence genome harbors these coding sequences:
- the LOC110937233 gene encoding GDSL esterase/lipase At1g28580: MGISSYFFPMIPFLMLILITGTLHANGCYTSIISFGDSLADTGNLKQLNSKSNSQPPHFLFPPYGETFFHKPTGRCSNGRLIIDFIAESLGIPLIPPSQDVRENSLIEKGQGVNFAVAGATALDSSFHEAQGVVNQYTNASLGVQMEWFKYWLPSVCSTPSDCKNILRTSLILMGEIGGNDYNHAVIAGKPINELKSYVPLVINTIISSINELIELGAETLVVPGNLPIGCSAAYLTIYYGSDKADYDNKTGCLTALNKFAEWHNELLQTALTQIREVHPNVNIIYADYYNAAMQFFRSPEKYGFTNGALKACCGGGGPYNYNELVECADPSSTTCAQPETYANWDGLHLTEAAYHVIFKSLFQGTYTTPQFNSLCPTSNVKVRDASSSLVQSS, translated from the exons ATGGGaatttcatcatatttttttcCAATGATACCTTTCTTGATGCTCATATTAATCACTGGTACCTTGCATGCTAATGGGTGTTATACATCAATCATAAGCTTTGGTGACTCATTAGCTGATACCGGAAACCTAAAACAACTCAACTCTAAATCAAACAGTCAACCGC CACACTTCCTCTTTCCACCTTACGGCGAGACATTCTTCCATAAACCCACCGGTCGATGCTCCAATGGTCGCCTCATCATCGATTTTATTG CTGAGAGTCTAGGGATACCGTTGATACCTCCATCTCAGGACGTTAGAGAAAACAGTTTGATCGAGAAAGGTCAAGGAGTGAATTTTGCAGTGGCGGGTGCGACCGCATTGGATTCATCGTTCCATGAAGCACAAGGGGTTGTCAATCAATATACAAATGCGTCTTTAGGTGTTCAGATGGAATGGTTCAAATATTGGTTGCCGTCTGTTTGCAGCACTCCCTCAG ATTGCAAAAACATACTTCGAACTTCATTAATTCTTATGGGCGAGATTGGAGGTAACGATTACAATCACGCAGTAATTGCTGGAAAACCCATTAATGAGCTCAAGTCATACGTTCCGCTTGTTATTAATACCATCATCTCGAGTATTAAC GAACTCATTGAGTTAGGGGCAGAAACACTTGTGGTCCCAGGAAACCTTCCAATTGGTTGCTCTGCGGCATATTTAACGATCTACTATGGTTCCGATAAGGCAGATTACGACAACAAAACAGGTTGCTTGACTGCACTAAACAAATTTGCTGAGTGGCACAATGAATTACTCCAAACAGCATTGACTCAAATTCGGGAAGTACATCCTAATGTCAATATCATCTATGCTGATTACTATAATGCCGCAATGCAGTTTTTTCGCTCTCCAGAAAAATACG GATTCACAAACGGAGCTCTAAAGGCATGTTGCGGAGGTGGAGGACCTTATAACTACAATGAGCTGGTAGAGTGTGCGGATCCGTCGTCAACGACATGTGCTCAACCAGAAACGTACGCTAACTGGGATGGGTTGCACTTAACAGAAGCAGCATATCATGTGATTTTCAAGAGTTTATTTCAAGGAACATATACAACACCACAGTTTAATTCTTTGTGTCCTACTTCAAATGTAAAAGTAAGAGATGCATCATCAAGTTTAGTTCAAAGCTCTTAG